From Enterococcus wangshanyuanii, the proteins below share one genomic window:
- a CDS encoding TetR/AcrR family transcriptional regulator — protein MSKKTDLRVKRTHKMIIEAFFHLVEEKGYDCITIQDIADEAMINRATFYAHFKDKQDLYEQIFDFAVNAFTSVIDTEQIIVKNRIKVKQIEFLLTHIYINIQKNKNFFLTIMDGSSNELLRKKLAEIIYEKYADILCKLKITENEIEVPIDFIIEYMTSIFIGTLHWWITSDTDMSPNHLARLVIKLVGNGHLTVLGIEIDK, from the coding sequence ATGTCGAAGAAAACAGACCTGCGGGTAAAGCGAACACACAAAATGATCATCGAAGCTTTCTTTCATTTAGTTGAGGAAAAAGGATATGATTGTATCACGATCCAAGACATTGCAGATGAAGCGATGATCAATCGCGCGACTTTTTATGCTCATTTTAAAGATAAACAGGATCTTTATGAACAAATTTTTGATTTTGCCGTCAATGCCTTTACTTCTGTCATCGATACAGAACAAATCATTGTAAAAAATCGAATCAAGGTCAAACAGATCGAATTTCTTCTTACACATATTTATATCAATATTCAAAAAAATAAGAACTTTTTCTTAACGATCATGGACGGCAGCTCTAATGAATTACTGCGAAAAAAATTGGCTGAGATCATTTATGAAAAATATGCAGACATTCTCTGTAAGTTAAAGATCACTGAAAACGAGATCGAAGTACCGATCGATTTCATTATTGAATACATGACATCGATCTTCATCGGAACCCTTCACTGGTGGATTACAAGTGACACAGATATGTCACCAAATCATCTAGCTAGACTTGTTATTAAATTAGTTGGAAATGGGCACTTAACTGTGCT